In Haloarcula sp. H-GB4, a single genomic region encodes these proteins:
- a CDS encoding universal stress protein produces MYDRILVPTDGSAGSKDVLRHAKTLATAHNSEIHGLYVVDIGRFSTLPHEPTWEGVTDSLHREGEMALDMVERLVADDVAVTRATTEGSPSREIVDYASQHGCDLIVMGTHGRGGIDRLLLGSVAERVVRSATVPVVTVPVETAMQDVSEDEQPAGVPQ; encoded by the coding sequence ATGTACGACAGAATACTGGTACCAACAGACGGGTCGGCGGGGTCGAAAGACGTTCTCAGACACGCTAAAACACTTGCAACGGCCCACAACAGTGAGATTCATGGGCTGTACGTCGTCGACATCGGTCGGTTCTCGACGCTCCCCCACGAACCGACGTGGGAGGGCGTCACCGACTCGCTCCACCGCGAAGGCGAGATGGCGCTGGACATGGTGGAACGTCTCGTTGCCGACGACGTGGCTGTCACGCGAGCCACGACCGAGGGCAGCCCGAGTCGGGAAATCGTCGACTATGCGAGCCAGCACGGCTGTGATCTCATCGTGATGGGGACCCACGGACGCGGCGGCATTGACCGCTTGTTGCTGGGCAGCGTCGCCGAACGGGTCGTCCGGTCAGCCACCGTTCCAGTCGTCACTGTTCCGGTGGAGACAGCGATGCAAGACGTCTCGGAAGACGAACAGCCTGCCGGCGTTCCACAGTGA
- a CDS encoding acetyl-CoA carboxylase biotin carboxylase subunit — MFDKVLVANRGEIAVRVMRACEELGIGTVAVYSDADKHAGHVRYADEAYNVGPARAADSYLDQEAIIDAAKQAGADAIHPGYGFLAENADFAARVQETDGVTWVGPESESMEALGEKTKARKIMQSADVPIVPGTTDPVEDPEEVVEFGEENGFPVAIKAEGGGGGRGMKIVHDPEEAEEQLESAKREGEAYFSNDSVYLERYLENPRHIEVQIIADHHGNVRHLGERDCSLQRRHQKVIEEGPSPALNDALREKIGDAARRGVRESDYYNAGTVEFLVEEDTDREQGELLGEEANFYFLEVNTRIQVEHCVTEEITDIDIVKWQLRVAMDEEITFDQDDVEIEGHAMEFRINAENAADDFAPATGGSLDTYDPPGGIGVRLDDALRQGDDLVTDYDSMIAKLITYGEDREECIERGKRALKDFDIEGIPTVIPFHRLMLTDEKFVTGTHTTKYLDEHLDRTRIEEAQEQWGTVTEPGSDEDEEVVEREFTVEVNGKRFQVDLEERGAPPINVGDVDADGGNQPQRPQGGSSSDSGGGSATTAEGQEVAAEMQGTILEVNVEEGDEVEAGDVLCVLEAMKMENDIVAERGGTVNDVAVGEGESVDMGDLLFVIG, encoded by the coding sequence ATGTTCGATAAGGTGCTCGTCGCTAATCGCGGGGAGATAGCGGTGCGCGTGATGCGCGCATGCGAGGAGTTGGGCATCGGCACAGTGGCCGTCTACTCTGACGCCGACAAGCACGCCGGGCACGTCCGGTATGCGGACGAGGCGTACAACGTCGGCCCGGCCCGTGCCGCAGACTCCTATCTCGATCAAGAAGCGATTATCGACGCGGCCAAGCAAGCCGGAGCTGACGCCATCCACCCGGGGTATGGCTTCCTCGCGGAGAACGCCGACTTCGCCGCGCGCGTCCAGGAGACGGACGGCGTCACCTGGGTCGGCCCCGAGAGCGAGTCGATGGAGGCACTGGGCGAGAAAACAAAGGCTCGCAAGATCATGCAGTCGGCCGACGTGCCCATCGTCCCGGGGACGACCGACCCCGTCGAGGACCCCGAGGAAGTCGTCGAGTTCGGCGAGGAGAACGGCTTCCCGGTTGCGATCAAGGCTGAAGGCGGTGGCGGCGGCCGCGGGATGAAAATCGTCCACGACCCCGAGGAAGCCGAGGAGCAACTCGAAAGCGCAAAGCGGGAGGGAGAAGCGTACTTCTCGAACGACTCTGTTTATCTCGAACGCTATCTGGAGAACCCCCGCCACATCGAGGTCCAGATCATCGCCGACCACCACGGCAACGTCCGGCATCTGGGCGAGCGTGACTGTTCGCTCCAGCGCCGCCATCAGAAGGTCATCGAGGAGGGGCCCTCGCCGGCCCTGAACGATGCGCTCCGCGAGAAAATCGGCGATGCTGCCCGCCGTGGCGTCCGCGAATCAGACTACTACAACGCCGGGACTGTCGAGTTCCTCGTCGAAGAGGACACCGACCGCGAGCAGGGTGAACTACTCGGCGAGGAGGCAAACTTCTACTTCCTCGAAGTCAACACCCGTATTCAGGTCGAACACTGCGTCACCGAGGAGATCACCGACATCGACATCGTCAAGTGGCAACTGCGGGTGGCGATGGACGAGGAGATCACCTTCGATCAGGACGACGTGGAAATCGAGGGTCACGCGATGGAGTTCCGCATCAACGCCGAGAACGCCGCCGACGACTTCGCGCCCGCAACCGGCGGCAGCCTCGACACATACGACCCGCCGGGCGGTATCGGCGTCCGCCTCGACGATGCGCTCCGGCAGGGCGACGACCTCGTCACCGACTACGACTCGATGATTGCGAAGCTCATCACCTACGGCGAGGACCGCGAGGAGTGTATCGAGCGCGGGAAACGGGCGCTCAAGGACTTCGACATCGAAGGCATCCCGACCGTCATTCCGTTCCACCGCCTGATGCTCACCGACGAGAAGTTCGTCACCGGGACACACACCACGAAGTACCTCGACGAGCACCTCGACCGCACGCGCATCGAAGAAGCGCAGGAGCAGTGGGGTACTGTCACTGAACCCGGCAGCGACGAAGACGAGGAGGTCGTCGAACGCGAATTTACTGTCGAGGTCAACGGCAAGCGCTTCCAGGTCGACCTCGAAGAGCGCGGCGCACCCCCAATCAACGTCGGCGATGTGGACGCCGACGGCGGGAATCAGCCACAGCGGCCACAGGGCGGCAGTAGCTCTGACAGCGGAGGTGGCAGTGCCACCACCGCCGAAGGGCAGGAGGTCGCCGCGGAGATGCAGGGAACGATTCTGGAGGTCAACGTCGAGGAAGGTGACGAGGTCGAGGCCGGCGACGTTCTCTGTGTGCTGGAGGCGATGAAGATGGAGAATGACATCGTCGCCGAACGCGGCGGCACTGTCAACGACGTGGCCGTCGGCGAGGGCGAATCCGTCGACATGGGCGACTTGCTCTTTGTGATCGGGTGA
- a CDS encoding biotin--[acetyl-CoA-carboxylase] ligase, with translation MNDTRHRVLDALADGPVSGPTLADELDISRSAVWKHVEALRDEGFEIRSDDAGYALDSVPEFGASAVEYGLDAPFSVEYHDSIPSTNARARDLAAEGASDTVVLADEQTGGRGRLDRDWNSPSGGIWLSVLFRPDVPMAHAPVFTLAAAVAVTRAAREAGVEAGIKWPNDVLVRHGDEERKLVGILTEMEGEADRVSWVVVGIGVNANVDPADLPDEANPTSLSAEQDEPVDRRLFTQRLLEEFDALRQDTDHVVEAWREYATTLGKKVRVETPGGPIEGEAVDVQFPGALVIETESGTEVVSAGDCEHLRPVTE, from the coding sequence ATGAACGACACACGTCACCGGGTACTCGATGCACTGGCCGACGGTCCTGTCTCGGGGCCGACTCTTGCCGACGAACTAGATATCTCCCGCTCCGCGGTCTGGAAGCACGTCGAAGCGCTCCGCGACGAGGGGTTCGAGATCCGCAGCGACGACGCGGGCTACGCCCTCGATTCGGTACCGGAGTTCGGGGCGAGCGCGGTCGAATACGGCCTCGACGCACCCTTCTCGGTCGAGTACCACGACAGTATCCCGAGCACGAACGCACGCGCCAGAGATCTGGCCGCGGAGGGGGCGTCGGACACTGTGGTGCTAGCCGACGAACAGACCGGTGGCCGGGGGCGACTCGACCGTGATTGGAATTCGCCCAGTGGTGGAATCTGGCTCTCCGTGCTGTTCCGGCCCGACGTGCCGATGGCCCACGCGCCGGTGTTCACGCTCGCGGCCGCTGTCGCGGTGACACGGGCGGCCCGTGAGGCCGGCGTCGAGGCCGGCATCAAGTGGCCCAACGACGTGCTGGTCCGTCACGGTGACGAGGAGCGTAAACTGGTCGGCATCCTCACCGAGATGGAGGGAGAGGCCGACCGCGTCTCCTGGGTCGTCGTCGGGATCGGTGTCAACGCGAACGTCGACCCCGCCGACTTGCCCGACGAAGCAAACCCGACGAGCCTCTCGGCCGAACAGGACGAACCGGTCGACAGACGGCTGTTCACGCAACGACTGCTAGAAGAATTCGACGCGTTGCGACAGGATACGGATCACGTCGTCGAGGCATGGCGGGAGTACGCGACGACGCTGGGCAAAAAAGTCCGGGTCGAGACACCCGGGGGCCCCATCGAGGGCGAAGCCGTGGATGTCCAGTTCCCGGGCGCGCTCGTCATCGAAACAGAATCAGGTACAGAGGTCGTTTCAGCGGGGGATTGTGAGCATCTCCGCCCAGTTACGGAGTGA
- a CDS encoding SDR family oxidoreductase gives MSAEFNFDGEVALVTGIGGALGSAVANAFLEAGATVCGSDIVEPNTEDFLLADPERVGFYRADFSDEDDVADTIDAVVDEHGQLDYLLNIAGTWRGGTPIHETDADTFDFLFDVNLKTMFLASKHAIPHLRAGEGAIVSVSARSSLEGGAGDGLYRASKAGVRLLTETIAAENLGSVRANAVMPSVIDTPMNREMMPDADFETWVDPKDIAGVLLFLCSDTATVTSGAAVPVYGEV, from the coding sequence ATGTCAGCCGAGTTTAATTTCGACGGCGAGGTAGCACTGGTTACGGGTATCGGCGGGGCGCTGGGCAGCGCGGTCGCAAACGCGTTCCTCGAAGCCGGGGCGACCGTCTGTGGCAGTGACATTGTCGAACCGAACACCGAGGATTTCCTGTTGGCCGACCCCGAACGTGTGGGTTTCTACCGGGCGGACTTCAGCGACGAGGACGACGTCGCCGACACCATCGACGCGGTCGTCGACGAGCACGGGCAGTTGGACTACTTGCTGAACATCGCCGGAACGTGGCGCGGCGGCACACCGATCCACGAGACGGATGCGGATACGTTCGATTTCCTGTTCGATGTGAACCTGAAGACGATGTTTCTGGCGTCGAAACACGCGATTCCACACTTGCGGGCTGGCGAGGGCGCGATCGTCTCTGTCTCCGCGCGGTCGTCACTCGAAGGCGGTGCAGGCGACGGACTCTACCGAGCGTCGAAAGCCGGCGTCCGACTGCTAACAGAGACTATCGCGGCGGAGAACCTCGGGTCCGTGCGAGCCAACGCCGTCATGCCCAGCGTCATCGATACCCCGATGAACCGCGAGATGATGCCCGACGCTGACTTCGAGACGTGGGTCGATCCGAAAGACATCGCCGGCGTCCTGTTGTTCCTCTGTTCTGACACCGCAACCGTGACCAGCGGTGCGGCGGTGCCGGTGTACGGCGAGGTCTGA
- a CDS encoding acyl-CoA carboxylase subunit beta encodes MSHDDRVEDLRERKAEAERGGGEERIEAQHDRGKLTARERIDYFLDDGTFVEIDSLREHRSTNFDMADKKVPGDGVVVGYGQVDGRRVYVFAHDFTVFGGSLGEAFAQKVCKVMDKAIETGAPIIGLNDSAGARIQEGIDSLAGYADIFHRNQQASGVVPQISAIMGPCAGGAVYSPSITDFVYMVEETSHMFITGPDVIETVTGEEVGFDELGGAKTHASESGVAHFTAADEKDAMDDIRYLLSYLPQNNVEDPPRVKPWDDPERRDEALKTAVPDAPQKPYDMTDVVGRIVDEDSFFEVAEDFARNIVIGFARMDGHSVGVVGNQPRVNAGTLDINASRKGARFVRFCDAFNIPILTFVDVPGFMPGKDQERNAIINHGAKLLYAYSEATVPLVTVITRKAYGGAYDVMASKHIGADMNYAWPTAEIAVMGPKGAVNVLYDDELEDADDVEARRQQLIDEYRDAFANPYTAAKRGFVDDVIEPQETRPRLIDDLDLLRGKRKDQPDRKHGNIPL; translated from the coding sequence GTGAGCCACGATGACCGTGTCGAGGACCTTCGGGAACGAAAAGCCGAGGCCGAACGTGGCGGTGGTGAGGAACGAATCGAGGCGCAACACGACCGCGGGAAACTCACCGCGCGTGAGCGCATCGATTACTTCCTCGACGACGGCACCTTCGTCGAGATTGACTCGCTCCGTGAACACCGCTCGACGAACTTCGACATGGCCGACAAGAAAGTACCGGGAGACGGCGTCGTCGTCGGCTACGGCCAGGTCGACGGTCGGCGTGTCTACGTCTTTGCCCACGATTTCACCGTCTTTGGCGGGTCGCTGGGCGAGGCGTTCGCACAGAAAGTCTGCAAGGTGATGGACAAGGCCATCGAGACGGGCGCACCGATCATCGGCCTGAATGACTCCGCCGGCGCGCGGATTCAGGAGGGGATCGACTCGCTGGCGGGCTATGCCGATATCTTCCACCGCAATCAGCAAGCCAGCGGTGTCGTCCCGCAGATCTCGGCCATCATGGGGCCGTGTGCCGGTGGCGCGGTGTACTCCCCGTCCATTACGGACTTCGTCTACATGGTCGAGGAGACCAGCCACATGTTCATTACCGGGCCGGACGTCATCGAAACGGTGACCGGCGAGGAGGTTGGCTTCGACGAACTCGGCGGGGCGAAGACCCACGCCTCCGAGTCCGGGGTGGCCCACTTCACGGCCGCCGACGAGAAGGACGCGATGGACGACATCCGCTACCTCCTCTCGTATCTCCCGCAGAACAACGTCGAGGATCCGCCGCGGGTCAAACCCTGGGACGACCCCGAGCGCCGGGACGAGGCACTAAAGACCGCAGTTCCCGACGCGCCACAGAAACCCTACGACATGACGGATGTTGTCGGGCGTATCGTCGACGAGGACTCGTTCTTCGAGGTCGCCGAGGACTTCGCGCGCAACATCGTCATCGGGTTCGCCCGCATGGACGGCCACAGCGTCGGCGTCGTCGGCAACCAGCCGCGGGTCAACGCCGGCACGCTCGACATCAACGCCTCGCGGAAGGGCGCGCGCTTCGTCCGGTTCTGTGACGCGTTCAACATCCCGATTCTCACGTTCGTCGATGTGCCCGGGTTCATGCCCGGCAAGGATCAGGAACGCAACGCCATCATCAACCACGGCGCGAAGCTCCTGTACGCCTACTCCGAGGCCACTGTGCCGCTGGTGACCGTCATCACGCGGAAGGCCTACGGGGGAGCCTACGACGTGATGGCCTCAAAGCACATCGGCGCAGACATGAACTACGCCTGGCCGACCGCCGAAATCGCCGTGATGGGGCCGAAGGGCGCAGTCAACGTCCTCTACGACGACGAACTGGAGGACGCCGACGACGTGGAGGCCCGCCGGCAGCAACTCATCGACGAGTACCGCGACGCCTTCGCGAACCCCTACACCGCGGCCAAGCGCGGCTTCGTCGACGATGTCATCGAGCCTCAGGAGACCCGCCCGCGGCTCATCGACGATCTGGACCTTCTCCGGGGGAAACGCAAGGACCAGCCCGACCGCAAGCACGGCAACATCCCACTGTAA
- a CDS encoding DMT family transporter, whose amino-acid sequence MISRRTLALAAVASVLLGGTFVGAKAGLSYLPPLLFVALRFDIAAVVLLGYVVVTRSRDELLPQTRGDVLGILSTGLFALGLANALIFVGQQSATSAVAAIIFSLNPILTPVFAALLLSDERLSARGGLGMVIGLLGVGLVVSPDPAMLLSGGIGKLILFAGATSAALGSVLIRWSGGGLSSTVRTAWALPVAAALCHSLSIGMGESAATAVWSPTAIAALLYVGIFAGAIAYIAYFGLLDITGAIQANLIFYVVPVVSTLGGWALLGEAITPTAVAGFLTIFTGFVVLGSESVNIRALFPGTTDESDTVSESLGMADEPRGFESD is encoded by the coding sequence ATGATTTCGCGCCGGACGCTCGCCCTTGCTGCTGTTGCCAGTGTTCTGCTTGGTGGGACCTTCGTCGGCGCGAAGGCCGGTCTGTCGTATCTCCCGCCACTTCTGTTCGTCGCCCTACGGTTCGATATCGCCGCCGTCGTGCTCCTCGGCTACGTTGTCGTGACGCGGTCCCGAGACGAACTGCTCCCACAGACCCGCGGCGACGTGCTGGGGATTCTCTCGACGGGCCTGTTCGCGCTCGGTCTCGCGAACGCACTGATATTCGTGGGTCAGCAGTCCGCCACCAGTGCGGTTGCCGCTATCATCTTCAGTCTCAACCCGATACTGACGCCGGTGTTCGCCGCTCTCTTGCTCTCCGACGAACGACTTTCGGCCCGCGGCGGTCTTGGGATGGTTATCGGCCTGCTCGGCGTCGGTCTCGTCGTCAGTCCCGATCCGGCGATGCTCCTGAGCGGGGGCATCGGCAAGCTCATCCTGTTCGCCGGCGCGACCAGCGCGGCGCTGGGTAGCGTCCTCATCCGGTGGTCCGGTGGCGGCCTGTCGAGCACGGTCCGGACCGCGTGGGCACTCCCCGTCGCCGCCGCGCTCTGTCACTCACTGAGCATCGGCATGGGCGAATCGGCGGCCACGGCGGTCTGGTCGCCGACTGCGATCGCGGCCCTGCTGTACGTCGGCATCTTCGCCGGGGCAATCGCCTACATTGCCTACTTCGGCCTGCTCGATATTACCGGTGCAATTCAGGCCAACCTCATCTTCTACGTGGTCCCCGTCGTGTCGACGCTCGGCGGGTGGGCCCTGCTTGGCGAGGCGATCACCCCGACCGCAGTGGCGGGCTTCCTGACTATCTTCACGGGGTTCGTGGTACTCGGAAGCGAGTCGGTCAACATCCGGGCACTGTTCCCGGGTACTACTGACGAGTCTGACACTGTGTCTGAAAGCCTCGGGATGGCGGACGAGCCGCGCGGGTTCGAGTCTGACTGA
- a CDS encoding winged helix-turn-helix domain-containing protein has protein sequence MESALEEIEFLALSSNRVEVLRLLASEPHSRGELAAETGASQATLGRIIADFEERSWIRRTGGEYVATATGRIVADGFTDLLGSLETERRLRDIIQYLPTDAMDFDLQHLADARITVPSQTRPNAPVQRLLDLLRDAEEVRTFSHAFNNQAIRVVQERVSAGEQRFSGVFSPGAIDALAADDRLRNRLESLRSESDASVRVRNNGVPLAVMIADDVVHLLLRDDNGVLQASIDTTAPAVREWAIETFDTYWASAEPLSDEWSL, from the coding sequence ATGGAATCGGCGCTCGAAGAGATCGAGTTCCTCGCACTCTCCTCGAACCGGGTCGAGGTGTTACGGCTCCTCGCATCGGAACCGCACTCACGCGGGGAACTGGCGGCAGAAACCGGCGCATCACAGGCGACGCTCGGGCGAATCATCGCTGACTTTGAGGAGCGGTCGTGGATTCGTCGAACAGGGGGCGAATACGTCGCCACGGCGACGGGTCGTATCGTCGCTGACGGGTTCACCGACCTGCTCGGCAGCCTCGAAACCGAGCGGCGGCTGCGCGACATCATCCAGTATCTCCCTACCGATGCGATGGACTTCGACCTGCAACACCTAGCCGACGCGAGAATAACCGTCCCGAGCCAGACGCGTCCGAACGCGCCGGTCCAGCGACTGCTCGACCTGCTTCGAGACGCCGAGGAAGTCCGGACGTTCTCCCATGCGTTCAACAATCAGGCGATTCGGGTCGTTCAGGAGCGGGTCAGCGCGGGTGAGCAGCGGTTCTCGGGCGTGTTCTCGCCCGGCGCAATCGACGCGCTGGCGGCAGATGACCGGCTCCGGAATCGGCTCGAATCGCTGCGTTCCGAATCGGACGCGTCGGTCCGGGTACGAAACAACGGTGTGCCGCTCGCCGTGATGATCGCCGACGACGTGGTGCATCTGCTGTTGCGGGACGACAACGGCGTCCTGCAGGCGTCTATCGATACGACCGCGCCGGCCGTCCGCGAGTGGGCTATCGAGACGTTCGACACATACTGGGCGTCCGCGGAGCCGCTTTCGGACGAGTGGTCGCTGTAA
- a CDS encoding SHOCT domain-containing protein: MPSTTDRAQSTSLKILLYGVLGLVSLFVVIAAVRLAFGLFFGLIGIILGLLSLAATIGFLAAVGYAVYWVVSEVFGQDEATASTTGASRAQAAHTTDEASETDPVDRLSERYANGEITEAELERRLEQALDGPSVDNSGTTEFERDRELN, from the coding sequence ATGCCCTCCACCACCGACCGCGCTCAGAGCACCTCCCTGAAAATACTCCTGTATGGCGTGTTAGGGCTTGTCTCGTTGTTTGTCGTCATCGCGGCTGTGAGACTTGCGTTCGGACTGTTCTTCGGTCTCATCGGCATCATACTGGGGCTGCTCTCTCTGGCCGCTACCATCGGGTTTCTGGCGGCTGTCGGCTATGCCGTGTACTGGGTCGTGTCGGAAGTATTCGGTCAGGACGAGGCAACGGCGTCAACGACTGGCGCGTCACGAGCACAGGCCGCACACACGACTGACGAGGCCAGCGAGACAGACCCCGTCGACCGACTCTCCGAGCGCTACGCTAACGGGGAGATTACCGAGGCTGAACTGGAACGCCGGCTCGAACAGGCCCTTGACGGCCCGTCCGTGGATAACTCCGGGACAACGGAGTTCGAACGGGACCGAGAGTTGAACTGA
- a CDS encoding uracil-DNA glycosylase family protein encodes MKNVTARQHNPFGFDAPCEPFVPGYGDANAHFHVIGDHPGVHGGATSGIPFTDNAAGERLQRVLVEAGLLAETGTPPTVEKTYLSYLYMCGGDPPTDTDYEALEPLFDTELRAITAHVLLPVGERATRHVFANTTSEPTESIDMDALHADEVLGSGWLVYPIKEPAEWTDNDEDVLIDALTALLETDYRREADLGRFMPGEDPYLVR; translated from the coding sequence GTGAAGAACGTCACGGCCCGCCAGCACAACCCCTTTGGCTTCGACGCACCGTGTGAGCCGTTTGTGCCGGGGTACGGCGACGCCAACGCCCACTTCCACGTCATCGGTGACCACCCCGGCGTCCACGGTGGCGCGACCTCAGGCATCCCATTTACCGACAACGCTGCGGGTGAACGCCTCCAGCGGGTGCTTGTCGAGGCCGGACTGCTCGCTGAGACTGGCACTCCGCCGACTGTGGAAAAGACGTATCTGTCGTATCTATACATGTGCGGCGGCGATCCGCCGACAGACACGGACTACGAGGCTCTGGAGCCGCTGTTCGACACGGAACTCCGGGCCATCACCGCCCACGTCCTCCTGCCCGTCGGCGAGCGCGCCACGCGACACGTGTTCGCGAACACGACATCGGAGCCAACCGAGTCGATCGACATGGACGCGCTGCACGCAGATGAAGTTCTTGGCAGTGGCTGGCTTGTCTACCCGATCAAAGAGCCAGCGGAGTGGACCGACAACGACGAGGATGTCCTTATCGATGCGCTGACGGCGCTACTGGAAACGGACTATCGCCGCGAGGCGGACCTCGGACGGTTCATGCCTGGCGAGGACCCGTATCTGGTCCGGTAG
- a CDS encoding sodium-dependent transporter, with translation MSDRETWASRLGFLLAAIGSAVGLGNIWQFPFKTATNGGAVFLVFYLAAVLLIGFPAMLAEFIIGRRTNRNAVDAFAELGFKQWRVVGGLGVFTGFWILSYYNVVGGWVMRYILGSATGAYFGNSAEYFGAISSGPEAVLGQALFLLICVGIVAVGVEDGIEKATKVMVPSIVILMLGMAAWVTTLEGAGAGYSYFLSPDFSTLAANAGDLIPFAVGQAFFTLSLGMAAMITYSSYIGDDESLPVDGGIIVVTNTMVGVLAGLVVFPILFAINVSPDTSGPSAIFVAMASAFPQLPGGRLLGVVFFGVVLIAAISSAISLLEVAVSYGVDNTSYSRVSLSAMLGVGLFILGLPSAWDLAWFGWFDTLAYKLFLPLSVLLILVFVGWVLSSNAVAELRQGTGGLRAFGPTWLWMVRTVVILGVVLTLALGLQTLFLAEDPAIIPPI, from the coding sequence ATGAGTGACAGAGAAACGTGGGCCTCACGGCTCGGGTTCCTTCTCGCAGCAATCGGTAGCGCAGTTGGTCTCGGAAACATCTGGCAGTTCCCGTTCAAGACCGCGACAAACGGCGGCGCAGTGTTCCTCGTCTTTTACCTCGCCGCCGTATTGCTCATCGGCTTCCCGGCAATGCTGGCAGAGTTCATCATCGGGCGGCGAACGAACCGTAATGCCGTCGACGCGTTCGCTGAACTCGGATTCAAGCAGTGGCGGGTCGTCGGTGGTCTGGGCGTCTTTACGGGATTCTGGATCCTCTCGTATTACAACGTCGTCGGCGGGTGGGTCATGCGGTATATCCTTGGTAGCGCAACGGGCGCATACTTCGGAAATTCCGCGGAGTACTTCGGAGCCATCTCAAGTGGGCCAGAAGCTGTCCTCGGACAGGCACTGTTCCTGCTGATCTGTGTCGGTATCGTCGCAGTGGGTGTCGAGGACGGTATCGAGAAAGCGACAAAGGTGATGGTCCCCAGTATCGTGATTCTCATGCTCGGGATGGCGGCCTGGGTCACCACGCTTGAGGGAGCTGGGGCTGGCTACAGCTACTTCCTCTCACCGGACTTCTCCACGCTGGCGGCGAACGCTGGCGACCTGATTCCGTTCGCAGTTGGCCAGGCGTTCTTCACCCTCTCGCTGGGGATGGCGGCCATGATTACCTACTCCTCGTACATCGGTGACGACGAGAGCCTCCCGGTTGATGGTGGCATCATCGTCGTGACGAACACGATGGTCGGTGTGCTGGCCGGGCTAGTCGTGTTCCCGATTCTCTTCGCTATCAACGTCAGCCCCGACACCAGCGGTCCGTCGGCCATCTTCGTCGCGATGGCGTCGGCGTTCCCACAGCTCCCCGGAGGGCGACTCCTCGGCGTCGTGTTCTTCGGCGTTGTCCTCATCGCCGCGATCTCCTCTGCCATCAGCCTCCTTGAGGTGGCAGTCTCCTACGGCGTCGACAACACGTCATACTCACGGGTGTCACTGTCGGCGATGCTCGGGGTTGGACTGTTCATTCTGGGCCTGCCGTCGGCCTGGGACCTGGCGTGGTTCGGCTGGTTCGACACGCTCGCGTACAAGCTGTTCCTCCCGCTGTCAGTGCTGCTCATCCTAGTGTTCGTCGGCTGGGTGCTCTCCTCCAACGCAGTTGCCGAGCTCCGACAGGGGACGGGTGGGCTCCGGGCATTCGGTCCGACCTGGCTCTGGATGGTCCGAACGGTGGTCATCCTCGGCGTCGTCCTGACGCTGGCCCTCGGCCTGCAGACGCTGTTCCTCGCTGAGGACCCCGCGATCATCCCGCCAATATAA
- a CDS encoding acc operon protein, giving the protein MAADTDSAVDADLVAEIAAQLDDASADEAAAIAVAIGAHLTDRQRAAAAAAAAAAADDGDSWDGKQWSFSGRVEATQKRSVRVRADAPTDPWSAAGRAKRF; this is encoded by the coding sequence ATGGCGGCTGACACTGACTCGGCTGTCGATGCGGATTTAGTCGCGGAGATCGCTGCCCAACTCGACGACGCGTCGGCGGACGAGGCGGCTGCTATCGCCGTTGCTATCGGCGCACACCTCACGGACCGCCAGCGCGCGGCAGCGGCGGCCGCGGCGGCTGCGGCGGCAGACGACGGTGACTCCTGGGACGGCAAGCAGTGGTCGTTCTCCGGGCGCGTGGAAGCCACGCAGAAGCGTTCTGTTCGGGTCCGTGCTGACGCTCCAACCGATCCCTGGAGCGCCGCTGGCCGCGCCAAACGGTTCTAA